The genomic segment aggaggatcacttgagtctgggaggttgaggctgcaatgagccatgaccatgccactgcacttcagcctgggcaacagagtgagatgctgtctcaaacaaaaattcAGCCTGGTTTGGTGGCTGATGTttatattcccagcattttgggaggccaaggcaggaggatcactttatctcaagggtttgagaccagcctgagcaacatagtgagacctcatctccactaaaaatttttaaaaattagccatatgtggtggtgggcacctatagtcccagctactcgagaggccaaggaggaaggttcactggagcccaggtgattgaggctgcagtgagctatgatcatgccactgcactccagcctgggtaatagagcaagaccctgtcgcgcaaaaaaaaaaaaaaaaaaatccattaaggTTGAATGCTCTCAAATTCAAGTTATGTAGCTGCTTCTGATAGCACGACAATATATTAGTCTCGCCATGTTAGCTGGTATGACTGAAAGGAAGTCTTCCTTAAAGCCTTCTCTGGGAGGCGGCTAGCCTCCTCTGCCCTTTCTAAACTGAGAATCATTAGCTAACTGGTGACTTCCTCATGTATCTTCCTAAGGTCAGTGAAAGATATTGATCTATGAGTCATTAGAGTTGCATTTAGCTTTGTCTTTTAAACACCAACGTTTTGTGGCTTTCATagggcagggagagagaagcagcattttcttttttccaccttTTCTCAAGACCCATCAGAAAGTTGCCTCTCCAGAGGTCAGAGAACTTTTAGTTGTCTAAACCAGGAATTCATGAAAATAGCATTAAGGTCCGCAGAAACGTAAGGTACAAGGACAACCTTACTCTTTGCTGTCCTTCCCATGCCATATCTCCCTCTTACTTGAAACTACCATCTTGACCTAAACAAAGATGGCCCTCAACTTGTGTGTGTAAAAGTAATATACACTTCAAATCAATATGTAATAGaatgaccacattttcttttcgtTTTCACAGTCCACATTTCTTCTTTTCAAGTACTGCCTGTCTTACTGGCCCTAACTTCTTCCTATGTACCATTTTCTATCATCAACTtcttcattttcatataaattaccTTTTTTCCATCctggaatttgaaattttttatttccttaaatcttTAAGCTACAGCCTTGGGTTTTATCTGACTGCGTGCTATCTACATCCAAGTATTTGTCATTGTTGCGCTGGGTGTGTGTTTTCATTGTGGGTATTAAAGGATCTCATGGTTCAAGTGccattattatttcaaaacttGCAGCCTaacttttccttttatctctTGGTTCGCTTTGTTTTTTAGTTAACTTTTATCTCCATAGAGTGTAGCATTTCACAGTTCCCTTACAAGTTCTGGGAAACTTAAAAATCTGCCAAAAATCATGATAGAATTCTAAGTAACAACATACCATAACTTTCTAGTATTTGctgaatataatttatttgaaataccatttgagtCTCAAAAAGACACAAGTGTTGAACACTGAAGGCATAGTCTATGAAGAACCAGATTGTTcatatttagagaaaaacatttttcaaaagcatcACTTAGAAGAACAGACCCAGAACTGACTCACCCTGTTTACATCCtttgcatctttctttctttttttcttttttgtttccttctttttttgagaccaagtcttgttctgtcacccaggctggagtgcaatgacacgatctcggctcactgcagcctcggcctcccaggttcaagcaattcttgtgcctccacctcctgagtagctgaaattatagatgcctgccaccacgctcggttaatttttgtatttttagtagagacagagtttcaccacgttggtcaggctagtctcttggccaagctagtctcaaactcctgacgtcgtgatctgcccgcctcagcctcccacaatgctgggattacaggagtgagccaccgcgcccagccatcctTTGGATCTTTCTAAGCATTCACTCACCAGGTTTCATGTTCTCTTTTGATTTATATCCCATATGCCAACGTTAGCAAAAGTTACTATTATAAGATAATTTGTCATTTGAATAAGGTACAGATAACTATTTAGTTTTAAGGTTGAACAGTTACAGATTCAAGGAAATCAGATTGAATGTGAAATCAGGATGAAAGTGAAATGAGAAGGTGGGTTTAAAAGGAATTTGATAAAAGTACAACCTCTTCTTATTGGGTTTGGTATTTCATGGGGATTTATAAGTGGGATAAGGGTGATTCTGACCGTATTCTCCATATTCTTAATGTGGTCTCTTGGTCTAATGCTGAGTGCTCAAATGCCATCCCTTGCAATCTATATGCCTGACTGCAGGCagctcttccttcctcccactttCCATGGTAATCCACTCAGCTCCTAAGGCTTGATGGGGCTGACCCTGCTTCGAGTGTGCACAAGTGACCAAGCCTGACCAATCAGAGTCCTTCAACTCTTCCAAATACACAGAGTGGTTCAGGGATTGGCACATGATACAGCCAATCAGAATCTTTCCTGGGACTTTTTTGTTGCGATTATTAGGAAACAGCCTCACCTTTTTATCTGTGAGTATGAGCCACAGAAGCAACTGATGATAAAATCAAGACAAACAGCAGAGCTAAGAGGTAGAAAGCTGTATTCCGATGCTGTTTGAATCCCTGAATCTATCTACCTAAAGTAGTTGATCTCCTTAGAATTTCCATTTTCAAGATCCAATACCCTCTCCATTTTTGCTGGAGCAGGTTTGAGTCAGCCTTTTGTCAGTTGCATCTATCCCACAACACCCATGATCACTTAGGTAGTTCATCTCCAAACAGAAGAACTTCCGATTTGGTCTGTTCTTAGGCCATTTGTAATCTGAAGCCTGGAAGGCCCACAATGCACAACTAGAACACAGAACATCTGGATAAGGCCAGCATCCGGAGGCTTTGGCAGAACACCCTTGAGCTGAGGCCATTCACCTATTCCCCATTGCTCAGGCTTCCcagattttgtattttctagtagttGTTTGTGTTCCCTGGCAGTATCTAAACAGTTGGAGTCTTCAAAGTATTcaattgattgttttttctttttgttatataaagtaatcaggaaaaaacaaaatgagaatgaaGGTAAAAAAAATCCTCACACAGAGATAGACAATGACAACACATTGTGCCTTTTGTacaattgaaataaaatagagataattctctttttagtattttgacctgttttttattttcttgttttcatttctcagtggaaattttttttttttttttttttttttttaaacacagagtctctctctgctgcccaggctagagtgcagtgacgctatctcagctcactgcaacctctgcctcccaggttcaagtgattctcctgtcttagcctcccgagtagctgggattgcaggcatgtgccaccacgcccagctaatttttgtatttttagtagagacagggtttcaccatgttggccacgctggtctggaactcctgacctcgggtgattcacccgtcttggcctcccaaagtgccaagtgtgagccactgcatctggccttttCACAATGATTTTGGAGGAGCTAGCCACtgacaggaaggaggaaggcgCTCTGTACAGCAAATGAAATTCAGAACTCTGGCCAGCCCATCGAGAGGAGGGTAACAGGTAACCCCCACATCTCCCATTTGGGAGGCACCACTCACTAGAATTCAGCGGGCTGGAGGCCTGGAAATGACTCAGCAATGAGTCCATTTTCTTATCCCTGGTAGGCCTGCTgggacaagttgagagaagacgAATGAAGTGAGGACGCTGCACACCGCAATATGAAGCAGTCCTAGTGGGGTTAAAGAAGCAGCCTGCGGACAAGGGGGCAGCTGCGAAGGTGCGCCTGCAGGAGGAAGCACCTTATGGGGCTTGGCAACTCAGTCACTGAGAAATGATTCTGTCGTGGACATGTGTGTATTTCTTCGGATAGTTATGTTCTGGATCACCAGAAAAATACAAAggctctcagcaaactatcgcaagaacaggaaaccaaacaccgcatgttctcactcataggtgggaattgaacaatgagatcacttggacacaggaaggggaacatcacacatcggggcctatggtggggagaggtggggagggatagcattacgagatatacctaatgtaaatgacaagttgatgggtgcagcacaccaacatggcacatgtatacatatttaacaaacttgcacgctgtgcacatgtaccctagaacttaaagtataataaaaaatacaaataaaaaataaatataccaaaaaaatacGAAGGCATGGCCGTAATTCATACTGGTGGAGAGATCTCAACGGAGATGGACCCACCCAAGCCTAGCTTGGAACTTGGACTGCACAGACTGTGTGGCCCCGCCTCTTGGGGTTgaggcttcaatatatgaatttcagGGGGACACATTTCAACCCATAAGTGATTAAGATGGGGCTCACAGGCTGGACTGAGGACTCCTCTCAGGGTGCAGCACATGGGAaaccattcttcttcttcttattattattattattattgttgttgttgttgttgttgttattattagaggcagagtcttgtgctgtcacccaggctggagggcagtggcaagaccgtggctcatcacaacctcaaactcttgggctcaagtggtcttactacttcagcgtcccaagtagctgggattccaggcatgagccaccgtgcctggctgttttATTGTCTTTTAGAGAcaaggatctcactgtgttgtccaggcctcaagtgatcctccacctctgcctcccgagttcctgagattacaggcatgtcagCATTATGCCTGGCTCATGGCTTTTCTAATTGAGTAAGCATCCATCAAGTGACCTTGTGGAAAGACACAAGCCTGTGTAGACCTGGCTGTGTCTGATCTTGTGCTGCTGATAACACCTCACAAGAAGTGAAAAcggccaacaccttgatctcagacttctaggccctggaactgtgagaagtaaatgtctGGTGTTTAAACCATCctttctgtggtattttgctatggcagcctgagcagacaaATACACAAGCTAGTTTGCAAAGTTCTGCACCTTTCTGCCCTGTAAGAACGTAACATACCGCTGTGTTCCAGAAGGGCTTGTAGCAGTCTTAACTCTCATTGGCAGTATGTGACTGACGGTTTCCCTACATCCCTACTGTCAAAATctcattgatttttgtttatattttcctatttattcccTGTTAGtgaaccttttttatttttatttttatatttgagacaggagctcactctgtcaccgagggtggagtgcagtggcatgatctcggctcactgaaacctccacctcctgggttcaagtgattctcatgcctcagcctctggagtagctgggattatagccatgctccaccacgcccaactgagttttgtatttgtagtatagaaggggtttcgccatattggcctcaaactcctgacttcaagtgatccgcctgcctcggcctcccagagtgctaggattacaggcctgagctgctgctgtgcccagctttatttttatttttattaccaacTTGTTTTTATTCTAATGTGAACtatgtcttttgcctatttttatgagaatgttctatttttcttactgatttgtaagaGTACTTTTATAGTACATATATTAAATCCAATGTTGTACATTTGGCAaatgttgtttcctttttctgtttcctgttaattttgtttatattttgttatttaaaaaattgagttattggggtcgggcgtggtggctcacgcctgtaatcccagccctttgggaggctgaggcaggtggatcacctgaggtcaggagttcgagacctgcctgaccgacatggtgaaatcccatctctactaaaaaatacaaaaattagccgggcatgatggtgggtgcctgtaatcccagctacttgggaggctgaggcagaaggatcacttgaaccaggaggcagaggttgcagagagccaagatcgcgccattggactccagcttgagcaacagagcaagactctatctcaaaaaaaaaaaaaagaaaaaaaagttgaattgttTTATATGTTCAAATCTACTTATTTAATTGCAATTGTGCCTAGAAAATCCTTTCTCCATCCATGAATCAAATACatgtttggccaggtgcggtggttcatgcctgtaatcccagtgctttgggaggccatggtgggagaattgcatgaggccagaagttcaagaccaacctgggcaatagtgagaccccgtctctacaaaacatttttcaaattaaaaattagctaggcatggtggtgcatgcctgtagtgccagctacctgggaggctgagttgggaggatcacctgagcccaggaactcaagctgtgagctgtgatcacacctctgcactccagcctggggaacagagcgagaccctgtctcgaaaacatttttaaaaacttcaactaaattttcttctgttttttaatcactccatattttgtattttatccttTAATTAAACTTATATTTATTTCAGTGGCTGGTGTGGGATTGGGATATAAATTGATTTTTCCcctcaaatattaaaatttccccatataattttgtgaaaaaaaatccacTCATTCTGCATCAAATTGAAATGTTTCCTTTGTCATATATTACTACTTACATGCCAGTGTGTGGTTCTTGCTTACTATTACGTTTCATtgctctctttttccttcattaatatcattgttttataattaatgtACCAACTACACATGTAACTCTCTGATAGGGCACATATCTCTTCATTACTTCTCATTTGAGACTTTTCCTACCTATTCTTGTCTTATTATTCTCAGTGAGTTTTAAATATCTTATCAAGTTCTATCATATATCCCATTGAGATATTGGTTGGAATTACATTGTCTACTAATTAAGTGGAAAGCATCAACATCTTTCAGTCTTTTCTCCAATGAGAAAAATGGACCGTCTCACTCTATTTAAACCTACTTGTATACatctcaaaatgttttaatttactcTTAATCATCCTTACTGCTCATTAGGACTATTGctagacattttattttgtcgctattgtaagactttttttttcacagattCCCAATTATTTGCCACAGAATCACACGGAAGCTGTTGATTTTTAGATATTACTCCAACTACTGACACTTTGTTGAGTTTTCTTGTTAATTCTAATAGATTTTCCATTGATTCTTAAGGCTCCGGTTAGATTATCATTGTTCACAGCTCATAGGATTATCTGGGATCTCCTCATTAGAACTGCTTCTTATTTGTCCTTCACGTTAAATATTAGAGATGAAAACAATTGCTTggttgattattattattattattattttgagatggagttttgctctcgttgcctaggctggagtgcagtggcttgatcttggctcactgcaacctccgccttctgggttcaagcgattctcctgccttagcctcctgagtggctgggattgcaggcacctgccaccatgcccagctaatttttttgtatttttagtagagatggggtttcaccatgttggccagcctggtctcaaactcctgacctcaggtgatccacccaccttggcttcccaaagtgctggattacaggtgtgagtcacattGTGATGTACACATTGTGAGATAAGTGGTTCTCACAATGTGTAATTTGAGGGACATAAATTGATTATCTGCTAGTCTAGATTTTATCCCTGGATCAAACTAGATCATCAGAGAGCCACACACTTGTGTTGCTTTTTCTTGGCCCTACAGAATGCCTTCAGAGAACTGTGTTTTGCCTCCTCCTTTGACTTACATTAAGAATTCTATTAAATCATCTTAAGAATCTACTATCACAATAATTTTTAAGGATATTTTGAGGTCATTGTCAATGACATCACTTAGTAACCTAAATATAAAAAGGGACCTTTGACAGAAATGTCTTTAATATTATGGTACCAGAAAAAGCAGTTAGTATAAGTCACTAGTGTTAGATTTCAGGGTCCCTGGTCCTTAAAACTGCACACTCTAAAGTGTTGTGggaggctgggtacggtggctcatgcctgtaatctcagcactttgggaggtctgggtgggaggatctcttgagattaggagtctgagaccagcctgggcaacatggcaagacgccatctctacaaaaatacatatatttttaaattaaccaagcatggtggctttatctgtagtctcagctacttgggaggctgaggcaggaggatcacttgagcctaagaccATAGTGAactatcatcatgccactgcactccagcctgggcaacagagtgagaaaatgtctcaaaatttaatttaatttaatttaaaagtgttGGGAGGCTCCCTAAGTTATCCAAACAGGACTCTGGTAGCACAATGGTTGGGTTAATTGGTTAAAGTCTAGGCCTATATGTCTAGGTTGGTAGAGTCATGTTGAAGCTAACCttgttcatttggaaaataagaacaaatttgATTGAAAAAGTCAGAAGAATGTCTCTGTATCAGAGGGAAATAACAGGTAGATCTATGCACTGTCACTAAAAGCCCATTTCTATGAACATGCAGCACACCTCGAATCCGGAATCCTCTCGTCGAAAAGCACTTTACCATCATGGCTTCAGCTTTCAGTAAGATTCTTACCAAGAACATCCACATGAAAAACGGTTCTGAATCTATTATAAAAAAATCTTGTCAAGAACTTCATCCATCATTCAGTGTCTCAAACTTCGGGTCGCAGATGAGAAATGTCATTCAGGAATTTAGTCAAGGAAAAGCTTTGACTGTTCTGCGAATTCCAAAGCCTGCTTATTTTGGCTGATGACATCTGGGTATTAttgaatttctcttttctctcccactTGCCAAGAGTTCAGAGCAAAATTTGCTGCTGTGTCAGAGCCAAGATGTGAGCCCACAGAGTTGACACGTTACTCCCTTCACGGCTCTGATTCCTCTTTCTGGTTTGTTAGCTTTATCAGCAATCCTTCTGTAGGTAATTCCaaatcttttttggaaaaaaggtCAAGCTTATAGGATATTTCATTTCGTTTGCAGTTGTTAGGCCATTGTTAAGGGTGCAAATGAAGCCTGTAACTGAGGTACCACTAAGGAGAGTCAGGATAGGTGCGGATGGGAAGAGATGGGGCATtctcggtcttttttttttttttttttttttttttgagccagtctggctctatcacccaggctggagtgcaggggcatgatatcagctcactgcaagctccacttcctgggttcaagtgattctcctgcctcagcctcctgagtagctgggattacaggcacccaccaccacacccagctaatgtttgtatttttagtagagacggggtttcaccatgttggccaggctagtcttgaactcctgacctcaggtgatccaccggcctcagccttccaaggtgctgggattacaggcgtgagccatcgtaccCAGTCCCAGTCTTGAACTTACAATAGGGATTGCAACTCAGCTGGTTAAGTGAAGAAGCCAGCCAGGTTCTGCAGCAGGAGACTGGAGAGAGTGCGCCCTATCGGATGGAGGCAGCTGCCACTCAGACCCCAAGGTTAGATTGGTTTTCTTGAGGTAAGGCAAGCCTGGATTGTCAGATCTTACAGGTTTTCAAGAAAAGCTAGacgtctagatttttttttttaaatcctgatgTTTGAAATGTTGGCAAggaattccaatttttaaaaacactctgtaccagcaaaaagtagaatggtgactGCCAGAGGGTGCGGGAGGGGCAACGGGGAGTTAGTTGTTCGATGGGTGTTAAATTTCAGCCACAGCGATGAGTAAGTTCCATGGATCTGCTGTGCGGCATCATGTAGTTAACGCTACAGTGCTGGACACTTAAAAATGTGTTAGGAGAGTACACCTGTTAAGTGCTTTTTCCatgatagtaataacaataaagcACAGTGACACAAGGAAACTTCTGGAGGCAGTGAGGGTGTTAATTACTTTGATAGTGGAGATGGTAATCAAGGGCATATGCAACACATCCAAACTCATCCAACTCCCtccattaaatatgtgcagttcttTGTATAACAATTATACCTAATGAAgctggttttattcatttttaaaaacccactctGGACTAAGCCTCCATCTATGGTTCACACCTGGGCCTTTGGGCTCACAGACATCTGGGGCTTACTGAGTTGCCCAAACAAGACTCTGGTAGCACTGTGATTAGGTTAATTCATTAAAGTCTAGGCCTATATGTCTAAGCTGGTACAGTCATGTTAAAGGCTGGCTTATTCAATAgtgaaaataagaacaaatttaAGTAAAAAAGTCAGAGGAAGTTCTAGGTATTAGGAACCCAGTTACCACGGAGACACACCAGGAACTCTGCCATCAGGGCACTGATGTCATAATGGCAGCAAAGATCCGGAGGACTTCAACCTCCAAGAAACCTGAAGTTCCGAGCTCTTGTCTTCGATTTTGTGAGCATAGATTATAGTAGGTAGAGCCCTGGACTTGAAATCTGGAAGTGGCCTTGATCTCACTTCTGTCACCAACAAATCAGGTCTTGGAAAACCCACTGGATTTCCCAAGGCCTCCATAGCACTGCCGGCAGAAGAAGGAGATTAACTAAGACGTGAATCTTTCAAATTCCTTGTTTCCAAATGTATCTTATCAGAATCCCCAAAGATACGTGAGCATGAGAAAAGAAGTTTCCATTCATCTTGCAGTCATCTGCCTCTATagaaaaattatctaaattttcAGTCTTGCTACAAACACTAAATGCGTGGAATTTTCAAAggcaagtgaaaaataaatacatatcaaGATTGAAAAATAGGAGACCGTGGGACTTAGCAATCTTCACCAAAGGAATTTCTAATTTTACACTCTCCCACCAACAGAAACACAATCACAATGTACTTTAATGCTTGGACTGTATTTTGAAAAGGGTAGAGTTAATATTATCATGTACGAGCAGTGCCATTTGGACATACACTTTTGTTATACCCGATCGCTTTGtgtaaataataaaagataactCAAAAGCTATAAACATCTGACTGTCTGCAGTGTTTTCAGAATACATGTTTACTTTAATTCTGCAATGACTGCTTCAAGTTTTTCCTTAAGGGCGCCGCAAAACTCAtccaccttttcttcttttttataaaactgaaaggTTGGGACACACATGATGGCGCAGTCTCTCACAACCTCCTCACAGTCGTCAGCGTCCACCTCCAGGAACACCACGTCCTCATGCTTCATAGACAGGGCGTGGAAGAACGGTTTGATGGTCCTGCAGGGCCCACACCACGTGGCCGAGAAGTCCACAGCCACcagcctctccccagcctccttcAGTGATGCCTCAAAGTCCTCCTTGCTCAGGATCACTTTCACGTTGTCCCCCTCCAGGAACTCCGTTGTTTCTTCTTCAGGCTTTAGGATGTCACTCTCCTTGGGTGGGATGGTTTCTTCTACGGACTTGGTGCTGTCATCCTCCTTCGGCTGGATGGCTTCTTCTGGGGACTTGGGGATGTCACCCTCCTTCGGCTGGACGGCTTCTTCTGGGGATTTGAGGATGTCATCCTTCTTGGGTGGGATGGCTTCTTCTGGGGACTTGGGGATGTCACCCTCCTTGGGCTGGATGCTTTCTTCTGGGGACTTGGGGCTGTTGTCCTCCTTCGGCTGGATGGCTTCTTCTGGGGACTTGAGGATGTCACCCGCCTTGGGTGGGATGGCTTCTTCTGGGGACTTGGGGATGTCACCCTCCTTCGGCTGGATGGCTTCTTCTGGGGACTTGGGGCTGTCATCCTCCTTGGACTGGATGGGCTTCATTGAGGACTTGGGAATATTGCCCAGCTTGGACTGGAGAGGTTTTGCTGAGGACTTGGGGATGTCACCCTCTTTGGGTTTGATGACTTCTTCTGAGGACTTGGGGAGGTCATCCTTCTTGGATTGGTTGGTTTCTTCTGGGGACTTGCAGAtgtcaccctccgtgggctggaTGGTTTCTTCTGGGGACTTGGGGATGTCACCCTGCTTGGGATGGCTGGTGTTTGCTGAGGACTTCGGTAGGTCATCACCCTCCTGTGGAGCACCAGACTCTTC from the Papio anubis isolate 15944 chromosome 19, Panubis1.0, whole genome shotgun sequence genome contains:
- the TXNDC2 gene encoding thioredoxin domain-containing protein 2; its protein translation is MDVDKVLVMETVKAGAPGKPEMRLGSQEETNEGDANESSLQVLSSNVPLLALEFLDTVQAKEKAFLPMVSHTFHMPTEESGAPQEGDDLPKSSANTSHPKQGDIPKSPEETIQPTEGDICKSPEETNQSKKDDLPKSSEEVIKPKEGDIPKSSAKPLQSKLGNIPKSSMKPIQSKEDDSPKSPEEAIQPKEGDIPKSPEEAIPPKAGDILKSPEEAIQPKEDNSPKSPEESIQPKEGDIPKSPEEAIPPKKDDILKSPEEAVQPKEGDIPKSPEEAIQPKEDDSTKSVEETIPPKESDILKPEEETTEFLEGDNVKVILSKEDFEASLKEAGERLVAVDFSATWCGPCRTIKPFFHALSMKHEDVVFLEVDADDCEEVVRDCAIMCVPTFQFYKKEEKVDEFCGALKEKLEAVIAELK